Proteins encoded together in one Thiovibrio frasassiensis window:
- a CDS encoding ATP-binding protein, whose product MPAVTKLAPEIITAFQQKSFTTPILGVTSGKGGVGKTTVAVNLACSLADHGYRVALIDADVDAPNAALLLGISLENPEPVSIGMPEVNTERCTGCGICIEACRLNALFLPKGGTPLLLGQCNGCEACFLVCPEDAFTRKARMVGSTYCSASCGLTLFTGELTPTAEESAGVVKALKARAFRQAAEFDLFIVDTSPGTHCNVIFALEGADLVLAVTELSPLGAHDLELILSLLDIFAISSRVVVNRAEPPGTAEQIYAIAAHHHTRVQATLPLDDSLVKSYVEATPLIRMSPQSPCALIFSELAQTVAKELAI is encoded by the coding sequence ATGCCGGCCGTAACAAAACTGGCGCCGGAGATCATCACCGCCTTTCAGCAAAAGAGTTTTACCACCCCGATTCTGGGGGTGACCAGCGGCAAGGGCGGGGTCGGCAAAACAACGGTAGCGGTGAATCTGGCCTGCAGCCTTGCCGATCACGGCTACAGGGTGGCGCTGATCGACGCCGATGTCGATGCGCCCAATGCCGCCCTTCTGCTCGGCATTTCCCTGGAAAACCCCGAACCCGTCTCCATCGGCATGCCGGAGGTGAATACAGAGAGATGCACAGGCTGCGGAATCTGCATCGAAGCCTGCCGCCTCAATGCTCTCTTTCTCCCGAAAGGCGGGACTCCCCTGCTTCTGGGACAGTGCAATGGCTGCGAGGCCTGTTTTCTGGTCTGCCCGGAAGATGCCTTTACGCGCAAGGCGCGGATGGTAGGCAGCACCTATTGTTCCGCATCTTGCGGACTGACCCTCTTCACCGGCGAATTGACCCCCACGGCCGAGGAAAGCGCCGGCGTTGTCAAAGCCCTCAAGGCCAGAGCCTTCCGTCAGGCCGCGGAATTCGACCTGTTCATCGTCGACACCTCGCCCGGCACCCACTGCAATGTCATCTTTGCCCTGGAGGGTGCCGATCTGGTACTGGCAGTCACCGAATTATCGCCCCTGGGCGCCCACGATCTTGAACTGATCCTTTCCCTACTCGATATCTTTGCCATCTCCAGCCGGGTGGTGGTGAACCGGGCCGAACCTCCCGGCACAGCCGAACAGATATATGCCATTGCGGCACATCACCATACGCGGGTACAGGCAACGCTCCCCCTCGATGACAGCCTGGTCAAAAGTTATGTGGAAGCCACCCCTCTGATACGAATGTCTCCGCAAAGCCCTTGCGCCTTGATTTTTTCCGAGCTGGCCCAGACCGTGGCGAAGGAGCTTGCAATATGA
- a CDS encoding ABC transporter permease, producing the protein MNGFSFFTIWLRNGRVWQKHFLASLIGNLGQPLLFLVAMGYGLGRDMAPMEGLSYLQFIAPGLVASAGMYSAALETTYGSYTRLTVQKTYEAILMTPLGVVDLVLGEIVWGASKGVLSGIIMLLALPLFGVVPSPWIVALLPMLFLSGMFFAACGLIMTALAKNYDFFNYFISLVITPLFLFSGIFFPIQSLAPPVRNLLELLPLTPIVSLARIFCYGRFTEPILWKILGSLLATGCAVWLAGYLVRRRLIQ; encoded by the coding sequence ATGAACGGATTTTCTTTCTTCACAATTTGGCTGCGCAACGGGCGGGTTTGGCAAAAACATTTCCTGGCGAGCCTGATCGGCAATCTCGGCCAGCCCCTGCTTTTTCTCGTGGCCATGGGCTATGGTCTTGGCAGGGATATGGCGCCGATGGAAGGGTTGAGCTACCTGCAGTTTATTGCCCCGGGACTGGTTGCCTCGGCGGGGATGTACAGCGCGGCCCTGGAAACCACCTATGGTTCGTATACCCGGCTGACGGTGCAGAAAACCTACGAGGCCATTCTGATGACCCCCCTCGGCGTTGTGGATCTGGTCTTGGGGGAGATTGTCTGGGGGGCGAGTAAGGGGGTTTTATCCGGAATCATCATGCTGCTGGCCTTGCCTCTTTTTGGCGTGGTTCCTTCCCCCTGGATTGTTGCCCTGCTGCCGATGCTTTTTCTTTCCGGGATGTTTTTTGCCGCCTGTGGCCTGATCATGACTGCCTTGGCGAAAAATTATGATTTTTTCAACTACTTCATCTCACTGGTCATTACCCCGCTCTTTCTCTTTTCCGGGATTTTCTTCCCGATCCAAAGCCTGGCGCCGCCCGTCAGGAATCTTCTTGAGCTGCTACCGCTGACGCCCATTGTCAGCCTGGCCCGCATCTTCTGTTATGGCAGGTTCACCGAGCCGATTCTGTGGAAAATTCTTGGTTCGCTCCTGGCCACTGGCTGCGCGGTCTGGCTGGCCGGTTATCTTGTCAGGCGGCGTTTGATTCAGTGA
- a CDS encoding ATP-binding cassette domain-containing protein — MFQAISQPESIPAAPGSQTVVSVTGLTKRFGERLVVDNISFSIQRGQCVGFLGPNGAGKTTCINMLLGLVEKNGGEIRIFDLEAPRFHRQIKGRIGVVPQADSLDPDLSVEENLRIYAGYFRIPRRLACQRVDELLHFFALHNRRDEIIEHLSGGQRRRLLLARALINEPELLILDEPTIGLDPQARHLIWDRLSILQAQGTTMLLTSHYLDEVARLSQQVLILDHGQVVVQGEPQQLITDLVGVEVFEVDGTAAELDALAVSFRQCNATQERVGDKLYVYAREDCSRVEKVVGQTGSWIRRPANLEDLFIQLTGRSLRET, encoded by the coding sequence ATGTTCCAGGCAATCTCCCAACCAGAATCAATACCGGCCGCCCCTGGCAGCCAGACAGTCGTTTCCGTGACCGGCCTCACCAAGCGGTTCGGTGAGCGGCTCGTGGTGGATAATATCTCTTTTTCCATCCAACGGGGCCAGTGCGTTGGCTTTCTCGGCCCGAACGGGGCCGGGAAAACCACCTGCATCAACATGCTCCTTGGCCTGGTGGAAAAAAACGGTGGCGAGATTCGGATTTTTGATCTGGAGGCGCCGCGCTTCCATCGGCAGATCAAGGGGCGCATCGGCGTTGTCCCCCAGGCGGACAGCCTTGACCCGGACCTGAGCGTGGAAGAGAATCTCCGCATCTATGCCGGCTATTTCCGGATTCCGCGCCGTCTGGCCTGCCAGCGGGTTGACGAACTCCTGCATTTTTTCGCCCTGCACAACCGGCGCGATGAGATCATCGAACATCTTTCCGGCGGCCAGCGTCGTCGGCTTCTCTTGGCCCGCGCCCTGATCAACGAGCCGGAGCTTTTGATTCTTGATGAGCCCACCATCGGTCTTGATCCCCAGGCCCGGCATCTGATCTGGGACCGTCTGTCGATTCTTCAGGCCCAGGGGACCACCATGCTCTTGACCAGCCATTATCTCGACGAGGTGGCTCGGTTGAGCCAGCAGGTGCTGATCCTGGATCATGGTCAGGTCGTGGTCCAGGGCGAACCGCAACAGCTCATCACGGATCTGGTCGGGGTGGAGGTTTTTGAGGTGGATGGAACTGCGGCCGAGCTCGATGCGCTCGCGGTTTCCTTCAGGCAGTGCAATGCCACGCAGGAAAGGGTGGGCGACAAGTTGTATGTTTATGCCCGGGAGGATTGTTCCCGCGTGGAAAAGGTGGTGGGGCAAACCGGGAGCTGGATCCGACGTCCGGCCAACCTGGAGGACCTTTTTATTCAGCTTACCGGCAGGTCCTTGAGGGAAACATAA
- the prxU gene encoding thioredoxin-dependent peroxiredoxin (Most members of this family contain a selenocysteine.) has protein sequence MSEELSVGCARPTGGPVGEEAGPKEQTEKIVEEKRMIMVGQKAPDFEAPGYHNGKFISMKLSENLGKWTLLCFYPGDFTFVUATELSAVAEKYPLFKKLGVNVLAMSIDSMFVHKMWNDNELSKMVKGGIPFPMLSDAGGRVGKVYGIYDENAGVETRGRFIIDPDGVIQGYEVLTPAVGRNVSETIRQLQAFQLVRKTKGGEATPSGWQPGKQTLKPGINLVGKVWEEWTTNMAFDK, from the coding sequence ATGAGTGAAGAACTAAGCGTCGGATGTGCCCGCCCCACGGGAGGGCCGGTTGGCGAAGAAGCCGGCCCGAAAGAGCAAACTGAAAAAATTGTGGAGGAAAAGCGAATGATAATGGTCGGACAGAAAGCTCCCGATTTTGAAGCGCCGGGCTACCATAACGGCAAATTCATCAGCATGAAACTTTCAGAAAATCTCGGTAAATGGACGCTCCTCTGTTTTTATCCAGGGGATTTCACCTTTGTCTGAGCTACCGAGCTTTCCGCAGTTGCGGAAAAATATCCCCTGTTCAAGAAACTTGGCGTCAACGTGCTTGCCATGAGCATTGATTCCATGTTCGTCCACAAAATGTGGAACGACAACGAGCTTTCCAAGATGGTCAAGGGCGGCATCCCTTTTCCCATGCTTTCCGATGCAGGGGGACGCGTAGGAAAGGTGTACGGCATCTATGACGAAAACGCAGGGGTTGAGACGCGCGGCCGCTTTATCATCGACCCGGATGGGGTGATCCAAGGCTACGAGGTTCTCACCCCGGCGGTGGGCCGCAACGTTTCCGAAACCATCCGCCAGCTCCAGGCCTTCCAACTGGTCCGAAAAACCAAGGGCGGCGAAGCGACTCCTTCCGGCTGGCAACCGGGGAAGCAAACCCTGAAACCAGGCATCAATCTGGTTGGCAAGGTGTGGGAAGAGTGGACCACGAACATGGCCTTTGACAAATAG
- a CDS encoding NifB/NifX family molybdenum-iron cluster-binding protein: MKLCITATGKKLSARVDPRFGRAPYFLLIDTETLSCEAIANPASATGQGAGIKAAQLLTDRGVAAVLTGTVGPNAVEALQAARIKTYEGVDPGDTAQEAIDRFKQGKFSASSAVSPRGGCGQGLGFGRKDGLGRGWGRCRP; encoded by the coding sequence ATGAAACTGTGTATCACCGCCACTGGAAAAAAATTATCCGCCCGTGTCGACCCCAGATTCGGCCGGGCACCGTACTTTTTACTGATTGACACGGAGACTCTGAGCTGTGAAGCCATTGCCAATCCGGCTAGCGCCACGGGGCAGGGAGCGGGAATCAAGGCTGCCCAGCTCCTGACCGACAGAGGAGTTGCGGCGGTGCTTACCGGCACGGTCGGCCCCAATGCCGTTGAGGCGCTGCAGGCGGCCAGGATCAAAACCTATGAAGGTGTTGATCCCGGCGATACTGCGCAGGAGGCGATTGACAGATTCAAGCAGGGCAAGTTCAGTGCCTCATCCGCGGTGAGCCCTCGGGGCGGTTGCGGCCAAGGACTCGGGTTCGGCAGGAAAGACGGACTGGGCCGAGGCTGGGGCAGATGCCGGCCGTAA
- a CDS encoding cation diffusion facilitator family transporter yields METTEKTAFLSILTNLLLVAINTGLAVATGSLAIKASAIHSLSDIVSSVIILLGIKISQRSSPDFPYGLYKLENLVALTSSLLIFYAGYEICREVFGGSQPQMEAIPLAVLGIILSILINWAFSRYELKKGEETGSPSLIADARHNWTDTLSSLVILCALIGDAIGFAIDRYAALIVVAFIARSAFAIFLGSVRVLLDASLDYPTLNRIREVILADPRVSAINEIWARNAGRYKFVELDLSFNIRDLGKGHALSQELAGQIKKEIENIDRILIHYQPHPRDYMTIGTPLADDRLSISEHFGEAPCFKLITVYLRDGTITEEHLLQNPFLQEEKGKGIKVAQWLLQNRLDVLVAKRPQEGKGPGYVFGSAGVEVLLTEETEADKALVLAKKELHIPIPEGGERDD; encoded by the coding sequence ATGGAAACCACCGAAAAAACCGCCTTCCTCTCCATCCTGACCAATCTTTTACTGGTGGCCATCAATACAGGTCTGGCCGTGGCCACCGGCAGCCTGGCCATCAAGGCGAGCGCCATTCACTCCTTGTCCGATATTGTCTCCTCGGTCATTATTCTGCTGGGCATCAAAATCTCCCAGCGCTCCAGCCCGGATTTTCCATACGGCCTCTACAAACTGGAAAATCTGGTGGCCCTGACCTCCTCCCTGCTGATCTTCTATGCCGGTTATGAGATCTGCCGTGAGGTTTTCGGCGGATCCCAACCGCAAATGGAAGCAATTCCCCTGGCTGTTCTCGGCATCATCCTGAGCATCCTCATCAACTGGGCCTTTTCGCGGTACGAACTGAAAAAAGGAGAGGAAACCGGCTCGCCAAGCCTGATTGCCGACGCAAGACATAACTGGACCGACACGCTCTCCTCCCTGGTCATTCTCTGCGCCCTGATCGGCGATGCCATCGGCTTTGCCATCGACAGGTATGCGGCCCTCATCGTGGTGGCGTTCATCGCCCGAAGCGCCTTTGCCATCTTTCTTGGTTCGGTGCGGGTTCTGCTCGATGCCTCCCTCGATTATCCGACCCTCAACCGAATCAGGGAAGTTATCCTTGCCGACCCAAGGGTGTCGGCGATCAATGAGATCTGGGCCAGAAACGCCGGCCGCTACAAATTTGTCGAACTCGATCTCTCCTTCAATATCAGGGATCTGGGCAAAGGCCACGCCCTGTCGCAGGAACTTGCCGGCCAAATCAAAAAGGAAATCGAAAACATCGACCGTATTTTGATCCACTATCAGCCCCATCCCCGGGATTATATGACCATCGGCACCCCCCTGGCCGACGACAGACTGAGCATTTCCGAACATTTCGGCGAGGCGCCCTGCTTCAAGCTGATCACCGTGTACTTGCGCGACGGCACCATCACGGAAGAGCACCTCCTGCAAAACCCCTTCCTCCAAGAAGAAAAAGGCAAGGGCATCAAGGTAGCCCAATGGCTGCTGCAAAACAGGCTCGATGTTCTGGTGGCAAAAAGACCGCAGGAAGGCAAGGGACCGGGCTATGTTTTCGGCTCTGCCGGAGTCGAAGTGCTGCTCACGGAGGAAACAGAGGCGGACAAGGCGCTGGTCTTAGCCAAAAAAGAACTCCATATTCCTATTCCCGAGGGAGGGGAACGAGATGATTGA
- a CDS encoding ATP-binding protein, whose amino-acid sequence MKEIVVLSGKGGVGKSVLTASLGWLLGGKHRVTLADTDVDAPNLHLTLGAELQTSREIKTSEKALIDYEKCLRCLQCQEVCRFSAIIGTESPLVVPYSCEGCGACAIICPAQAIIIDKVVNGRINVFSTKRLVVVAGELHIGESSSGLLVDMVKETARKKAEQTGAEILLIDGPPGIGCPVIAAVRGANYVMAVTEPTPAALHDLDRVIQVIRHFHVPVGIVINRAGLHDASKNAIYRYAEENNHSILAEIPKDRMVTQAIVDGRPVVAAYPDAPSAKAIRRLTERVREEIML is encoded by the coding sequence ATGAAGGAAATCGTTGTCCTCAGCGGCAAGGGCGGGGTCGGCAAGTCGGTGCTCACCGCCTCCCTGGGCTGGCTTCTTGGAGGAAAACACAGGGTGACCCTGGCGGATACCGATGTGGACGCCCCCAACCTGCATCTTACGCTCGGAGCAGAACTCCAGACCAGCCGGGAGATCAAGACCTCGGAAAAGGCCCTGATCGATTATGAAAAATGTTTGCGCTGCCTGCAGTGCCAAGAGGTCTGCAGGTTTTCGGCCATTATCGGCACCGAATCGCCGCTGGTTGTCCCTTATTCCTGCGAGGGATGCGGCGCCTGCGCCATTATCTGTCCGGCGCAGGCGATAATCATCGACAAGGTGGTCAATGGCAGAATCAATGTATTTTCCACGAAGCGCCTGGTTGTGGTTGCCGGGGAACTCCATATCGGGGAGAGCAGTTCCGGGCTGCTGGTCGATATGGTCAAGGAAACGGCCAGGAAAAAAGCGGAACAAACCGGGGCGGAAATCCTGCTGATAGACGGCCCTCCCGGCATCGGCTGTCCGGTGATTGCGGCGGTAAGGGGGGCCAACTATGTGATGGCCGTTACCGAACCGACTCCCGCGGCCCTGCACGATCTTGATCGGGTGATCCAGGTTATCCGGCACTTTCATGTGCCGGTGGGGATAGTCATCAACCGTGCCGGGCTCCATGACGCCAGCAAAAATGCCATTTACCGCTATGCCGAGGAAAACAATCATTCCATCCTGGCAGAAATTCCCAAGGACAGAATGGTCACCCAGGCCATTGTCGATGGCCGGCCGGTGGTGGCGGCCTATCCCGACGCTCCCTCTGCCAAGGCGATCAGAAGGCTGACGGAAAGAGTGCGCGAAGAAATCATGCTCTAG
- a CDS encoding thioredoxin family protein, with amino-acid sequence MRIELYRTILCPRCLLVGRSLKKIVEQHSPQIELEVIEVATHLTQTRQAGIRTVPAIKIGNDILTGLILTPQKIRCFIEQHLQDDNSATTGH; translated from the coding sequence ATGAGAATAGAACTCTACCGCACCATTCTCTGCCCGCGCTGCCTGCTGGTAGGCCGCTCCCTCAAAAAGATCGTGGAACAACACTCCCCGCAGATCGAACTTGAGGTTATCGAAGTTGCCACCCATCTGACGCAGACCCGCCAAGCAGGGATCCGAACCGTACCCGCCATCAAGATCGGCAACGATATCCTCACCGGTCTCATCCTCACTCCGCAAAAGATCCGGTGTTTTATCGAGCAACACCTGCAGGATGACAACTCAGCCACCACCGGTCACTGA